The following is a genomic window from Micrococcus cohnii.
GCCGCGTGGCCGGTGCCGGCGTTGTTCCACGGGTCCGAGGACTCCAGGCCGGCCTGGTCCAGGTTCTCGTAGAGTGCGATCGACCAGCTCGGCTCCAGCTTCTGCAGCAGGGTGCCGAGGGTGGCGGACATGATGCCGCCGCCGATCAGGACGACGTCGTGCGTGGCGGTGGACTGCGTGGTCACGTTGAACCCTCCGTGCAAGAAGTGTGTGTGCCCGGCGGGTCCCCGACGGGCGGCAGTGGCGGTCGAGTCCGCCCGGTCCCACACTGTACTACCGCACCGGATCAGCTCAGGCGGATGTCCGCCCAGTGCTCGTCCAGCTGGGGCGAGGACGGGTAGCGGCCGACCCGCTCTCCGATGGCGACCGCCGAGATCGGGTAGACCAGGGGCAGCACCGGCAGGTCCAGCGAGAGGGAGCGGACGATCCGGGCGTACGCGGCGCGTCGGTCCTCGTCATCGGCGCCGGCGGCCTCGCGCAGCAGACGCCGCGTCTGCGGGTTGTCGTAGTGGGTCTCCGCCGTCGACGAGCGACACAGCGGTTCGAGGAAGGCGTGCGCGTCGCGGTAGAGGCCGTCGCGGCTCATCAGGTGCATGGCCCGGCTGCCGCGCTCCAGCACGGCCCGCAGGTAGTCCTGCGACGGCGGGACCGGGACCGGGACGACGTGCAGACCGATCTTCCCGAGGTCCTCGGCCACCTGCGCGTAGATCTGCTCCGGCTGCGGCATCGAGGGCCGCCCGGTGCCCGTCGGATACATCAGTTCGAGCGGCTCCTGCTCATAGCCGGCGCGGGAGAGCAGGCGCTTGGCCTCGCCGGGGTGCACGTCATAGCGCTCGGCGGCCTCCGGGTCCACGCCGAGCGTGGGCGGCACGACGTCATGGGCCAACGCGGTGCCGTCCAGGAAGATCGGGTTGCGGGCGAGCGCGGGACGATCCACCCCGCGAGCGACGGCCTGACGCACATACAGCGAGCGCATGACCGGATGCGAGAGGTTCATGCCCAGGTACAGCACGGACAGCGGGTCCCGCTGCAGCACCTGCGCGCCGGTCTCCACGAGCGGACGCAGCTGATCCGGCGTCACGACGTCGATCACGTCCACCTTCCCGCGGCGCAGCTGCCGCAGTCGTGTGGGGGCGCGACCGAGCGCGTCCACCAGCACGGTCCGCGCGGCCGGCGACTGACCGGTCTGGTCGTTGTGGTGCTCATTGAGCAGGAAGACGTCGGTGTCGTCAGCCTCGGTCGGCTCAC
Proteins encoded in this region:
- a CDS encoding ABC transporter substrate-binding protein, producing MELNRRTALGVGLGGLTAALTGCTDELRRPAAETAAPSTSPAAPSTSNALVIGAADSPAVRDPYRSWDTEVFRRSRQVCQTLLGIDPQTGAARPWLARTHEVSADGRQHTFVLHDGLRFSDGTACDADAVVANVRRWAEASTSSGGPEQIGSPFVTVFGAPADHRQCRFDSVEAHGRHTVRLHLTHRLRHLPAALTSPQFAILAPGCWEDDGAASTPIGTGPHRWATRSEAEKTLKQAGREPTEADDTDVFLLNEHHNDQTGQSPAARTVLVDALGRAPTRLRQLRRGKVDVIDVVTPDQLRPLVETGAQVLQRDPLSVLYLGMNLSHPVMRSLYVRQAVARGVDRPALARNPIFLDGTALAHDVVPPTLGVDPEAAERYDVHPGEAKRLLSRAGYEQEPLELMYPTGTGRPSMPQPEQIYAQVAEDLGKIGLHVVPVPVPPSQDYLRAVLERGSRAMHLMSRDGLYRDAHAFLEPLCRSSTAETHYDNPQTRRLLREAAGADDEDRRAAYARIVRSLSLDLPVLPLVYPISAVAIGERVGRYPSSPQLDEHWADIRLS